The sequence AGTGGCTCACTTTTTTCCTGGCGCTAGTGGCTCATTTTTTTTCTGGCGACTGGCTCAGTTTTTTCTTGACAATCGCACATACCGGAGCGAAATATGCCTTTTTCATGTGGGATGCGCCTTGCAGGAAGGAAACACCTGCCGTGAGAAAAAACTCCTTGAGGGTATGAAGATTTTCAATAAAGAGGGAATTCAGAAACTGCAGGGGTGATGTGCACGCATCGTTAAGGAGACCAAGCCAGATCTTCTTGTGCCTGAGAAAAAGTGCCTTCCATGAATAGAGAGTGGAAACGGAAATATCATATTTGGCACAGATATCCTTTACAGTGAGGGAACTGATGAAATAATCCCTCATGACTGCAAGAATGAAAAGGAGGCTATAGGATTGGTACGGGATGACAGGTTCTGGAAGTATCGCATGGGTGTGCCCGCAGGATGAGCATCTGTATCTGATAATAGTAATCAGGTATGAGACAGTACGGCCACTCTCAAAAGAAATCAGGTAGCGCTCATAAACAGCATGTTTTTTCCAATCAGGATGTTCCGTCAAACAGAAAGGGCATTTGTGGTCATGCGGATGGAATTCGGCCATGGATTGAAGAAAAATATCCTTAGCGGAAAGATTTATAAAATTCAACTTGCAGAACAGTTCAAAAACTCTTATCATAATAGTGTACCTCGGGGGTTATACCTCTGTCGTAATCCATGTACCCCGTATATTAAAATCAGGGACATGGACGGGTACGAGAAAGAGTCTGACTGTCCAAGGCGAGGCTCTTTCTCTTTTTATTTACATGGATAACTATAAGGGAATATCTACATAAACGTCAAGAAATGACAGATAAAAAAATGCCGTAATCTACGGCATAGATAAATCAGATATGGATAAGGAAAACAGAAATTAATTTGCTTTCAATTGGGGGATTCTCAGGAATTTAAAATGGCGTTCTACAGTGTACCGAAGGATATAAAGGAAAAAGCTCTCGCCTATCTTGATGAGGAGCTTCGGACGATTTATGATGAGTGGACTGCTCGGCAGCGGCAAGAAGTATAAAAAGTGCTTTTAGCTGCAGGCATTTTATACAATCAGGGTATTGTAATTAGTCCATACTTTTGCAAAGCTGTAAAAAACAAAGAAATTGAGGTATAGAAAAAGTGTAGCCTCTTTTTTATTACCTGATGCAGCGTAAAAAGAATTAAATCAAATTTGAGGTGAAATACAGTGGGCAAATATACAAGAGAAGAATTGGAAGAAGCTCTGCAGATTGTTTTTTCAGCTATAAGTAGATGTCAGAAAATGCAGCCCAAATTTATGGAGGGCACCTCTCAGCATACACTCCTTAAAAACAGGATAAAAGCATTATTAATTTCAAAATCATTGATAACAGACGAAAATGCTATGTACAAATACACAGAAGTTGAATTGATATCAGCACTACCTCCCGTATCTTCAATTATCAGCAAATGCGAAAAAGCACAGAAAAAATTTGCGGAGGGTACCTCTCATTACACCCGCTTCAAGAAAATGATAAAAGCAATGAATATTTCAAAATCATTGATTACAAAGGCATTAGAAAATGGATAAATTTTATTCGCTTGCGAAATTAAACATAATGGAGAAACCATTTATGAAACTATATGGAACATTAGTGGCGGGTCATCGTCATACCGTTGGGCTTAAATCGGACGGAACGGTGACGGCTGTGGGTGATAATAAATATGGCCAATGCGATGTAAGAGGCTTGCGGAATTCGCCAGCCCGGAAGTAGTTTTTCGAGCTGGTAAATATAGAGCATCACTGATTGGAGGATGATTATGCCAAAAGCACGAAAAATGCTAAGCAACTGGAAGGCATCGTATATTCAGTCGCTTATGAAATTAATTGAAACCCAGAGCAGGGCAACCCTTGCGACTTGGGCAGTTGATTATTCTGAGCAGGTAATATTGCCGCTATGGAGCAAGTATTATCCAGATGACCTGCGCCCGCAAAACGCATTGAATGCCGCCCGCACGTGGCTGTCAGGTGCAATCAAACTGCCGCAGGCGAAATCTGCGATCATCGAGTGCCATGCTGCTGCTCGTGAAGCAGAGGGAAATCCTGTTGCACAGGCGGCGGCGAGGACAATAGGACAATGCACATCGACCATCCATTCAGCACGGCATTGTATCGGGATTGCCTTTTATGGAGCGATAGCTGTCGCTTATGATCAGCTTGGGACTGATGTACCGTGGGGACAAATCGAGCAATGCGCTGCTGAAGAGTGCGGACGTATGGAAGCTGCCCTGCGAGCTGTTGCCGTGGAGAACGAGCCAAGCCCGGCTAAAATCGATTGGAAATGCTGACAATGGTTTAAAGAAATAAAGCAAAATTTTTTTGATGTTGTTATATGTATTCGGGATTTAAGATTTAGGTAGATTAGAGGGGTAATTATGGGTAACACAGATAAGTTTGAAATGATAGCTAATACATATGATACTCCTGAAAGGATCCAAATTGCAAAGGTATCATCAGATGCTATTCGTGAACATTTAGATGATGCAAAAACCAAGAATGCCATTGATTTTGGATGTGGGACCGGTCTTGTCGGGATGAACTTATTGAATGATTTTCAATCAATACTGTTTCTGGATACATCACAAAACATGATTCATCAAATAAATCGAAAAATTTCTCGTTCTAATATACATAATGCTGGTACTTTATGCTTTGATTTTGAAAAAGATGGTCAATCGGAATTACATGCTGATTATATTTTTATGGTTCAGGTTCTACTCCATATTAAAGATTTTAAGTCAGTTTTATTAAAGCTATATGATGTTTTGAATCCGGGAGGGCATTTAATAATCATTGATTTTAATAAGAATGATGAAATAGTTTCAGATATAGTTCATAGTGGCTTTGATCAAGAAATGCTAACGGATATTATGTTGAATATAGGATATAACACGATTCGATCCAAAACATTTTATAATGGAAATAAAATATTCATGGGTCACGATGCGTCTCTATTTATACTTGATTCTCAAAAATAAACTGCAAGACCTTGGATGGAAATAATTTTTATATGGGGAATCGACTATACTGTACACAGATTGTCGGATGGATAAATGCATCCTTTGATA is a genomic window of Phosphitispora fastidiosa containing:
- a CDS encoding DUF6431 domain-containing protein — encoded protein: MIRVFELFCKLNFINLSAKDIFLQSMAEFHPHDHKCPFCLTEHPDWKKHAVYERYLISFESGRTVSYLITIIRYRCSSCGHTHAILPEPVIPYQSYSLLFILAVMRDYFISSLTVKDICAKYDISVSTLYSWKALFLRHKKIWLGLLNDACTSPLQFLNSLFIENLHTLKEFFLTAGVSFLQGASHMKKAYFAPVCAIVKKKLSQSPEKK
- a CDS encoding RCC1-like domain-containing protein, whose product is MKLYGTLVAGHRHTVGLKSDGTVTAVGDNKYGQCDVRGLRNSPARK
- a CDS encoding putative immunity protein — its product is MPKARKMLSNWKASYIQSLMKLIETQSRATLATWAVDYSEQVILPLWSKYYPDDLRPQNALNAARTWLSGAIKLPQAKSAIIECHAAAREAEGNPVAQAAARTIGQCTSTIHSARHCIGIAFYGAIAVAYDQLGTDVPWGQIEQCAAEECGRMEAALRAVAVENEPSPAKIDWKC
- a CDS encoding class I SAM-dependent methyltransferase, coding for MGNTDKFEMIANTYDTPERIQIAKVSSDAIREHLDDAKTKNAIDFGCGTGLVGMNLLNDFQSILFLDTSQNMIHQINRKISRSNIHNAGTLCFDFEKDGQSELHADYIFMVQVLLHIKDFKSVLLKLYDVLNPGGHLIIIDFNKNDEIVSDIVHSGFDQEMLTDIMLNIGYNTIRSKTFYNGNKIFMGHDASLFILDSQK